From Chryseobacterium salivictor, a single genomic window includes:
- a CDS encoding COG4705 family protein, producing MNFAEDLFFNKIAKITLLFWLMKIVATTLGETLGDFIAQTLDLGYLFGIAITLVFFLFTLYLQLSSKKFIPAFFWLVIIGTTTLGTEISDFIDRSLHLGYAVGSLVLVTFLMLTLYFWYKKYRNLEVYPIFEKEKEIFFWVAVLFSNSLGTAFGDYLNDGLGFSYLVGALITFAVILVVVVLHSYTKINHILLFWIAFVFSRPFGATFGDFLTKPLAKGGLDLGTLNASFVSIIIMVALIIVAHRQEKIGN from the coding sequence ATGAATTTCGCTGAAGATCTTTTCTTTAATAAAATAGCAAAAATCACCTTGCTTTTTTGGTTGATGAAAATTGTGGCCACAACACTTGGCGAAACTTTAGGAGATTTTATTGCTCAGACGCTCGATTTAGGATATCTTTTCGGAATTGCAATCACACTCGTTTTCTTTTTATTTACCCTCTACTTACAACTTTCATCGAAAAAATTTATTCCTGCTTTTTTCTGGCTGGTGATTATTGGCACAACGACTTTAGGTACAGAAATTTCAGATTTTATCGACCGCAGTTTGCATTTAGGTTATGCTGTCGGAAGTTTGGTTCTGGTCACTTTTTTAATGCTCACTCTTTATTTTTGGTATAAAAAATACCGGAATCTTGAAGTCTATCCTATATTCGAAAAAGAAAAGGAAATCTTTTTTTGGGTTGCAGTACTATTTTCTAACAGTTTAGGAACCGCTTTCGGTGACTATTTAAATGATGGGTTAGGATTCAGTTATCTTGTGGGCGCGTTGATTACTTTTGCCGTTATTCTCGTGGTGGTTGTTCTGCATTCTTACACCAAAATTAACCACATCCTTTTATTTTGGATCGCCTTTGTTTTTAGCCGGCCGTTTGGTGCCACCTTTGGTGATTTTTTAACCAAACCTCTCGCTAAGGGCGGGTTAGATTTAGGAACTTTAAATGCTTCTTTCGTTTCAATCATCATTATGGTTGCTTTAATAATTGTAGCTCACCGACAAGAAAAAATAGGAAATTAA
- a CDS encoding NAD(P)H-binding protein, which yields MKALIIGATGATGKDLVHQLLQDSDFKEIDVFVRKPLTINDSKLKTHVVDFEKPEEWKDLVKGDVAFSCLGTTLKTAGSKEAQKKVDVDYQYNFAKSAKENEVEDFILVSAYGASATSKMFYSQLKGELEEKIKKLHFNKVTIFQPGMLERKSSDRFGEVAGAKVIKFINKFGLLKSQKPLPTDVLAHAMINASKIKSNGYSKIKLGSIFSFANKHN from the coding sequence ATGAAAGCATTAATCATCGGCGCTACCGGCGCGACAGGAAAAGATTTAGTTCATCAGTTGCTGCAGGATTCTGATTTTAAAGAAATTGATGTATTTGTAAGAAAACCTTTGACCATCAATGATTCAAAATTAAAAACGCACGTCGTTGATTTTGAAAAACCTGAGGAATGGAAAGATCTGGTAAAAGGCGATGTTGCATTTTCCTGTCTAGGTACGACTTTGAAGACTGCCGGGAGTAAGGAAGCTCAGAAAAAAGTAGATGTGGATTACCAATATAACTTCGCTAAAAGTGCAAAGGAAAATGAAGTGGAAGATTTCATTTTGGTTTCTGCCTACGGTGCAAGTGCGACCTCAAAAATGTTCTATTCTCAGCTAAAAGGGGAGTTGGAAGAAAAGATAAAAAAGTTGCATTTCAACAAAGTCACCATTTTTCAGCCGGGAATGCTGGAGCGGAAAAGTTCTGACCGGTTTGGTGAAGTTGCGGGCGCGAAAGTAATTAAATTCATCAACAAATTCGGTCTGTTAAAAAGCCAAAAACCTTTGCCAACCGATGTTCTTGCTCACGCAATGATTAATGCGTCAAAAATAAAATCGAACGGTTATTCCAAAATTAAATTAGGAAGTATTTTCAGTTTTGCGAACAAACATAATTGA
- a CDS encoding B12-binding domain-containing radical SAM protein: MKDLLLITPPFTQLNTPYPATAYIKGFLNTKNISSYQIDLGIEVILELFSKRGIQKIFGENIDLVNTSENSKRIFALREEYMKTIDQVVLFLQNHNPTLARQICSMNFLPEASRFNQLDDMEFAFGNMGLQDKAKHLATLYLEDISDYIVENIDADFGFSRYAERIGQSANSFDELYLKLNAPPTFTDEFTLKLLKEKIDFVQPKLVCFSVPFPGNLYAAFRSVKFIKENYPGLKTAMGGGFPNTELRELKDPRVFEFFDYITLDDGELPIELVFENVILNKEIFEGEFKRTFILENQEVKYKNNTARSDYKQALIGTPDYTDLLLDQYISVIEIANPMHSLWSDGRWNKLTMAHGCYWGKCTFCDISLDYIKIYEPISAKILVDRMEELIAQTGESGFHFVDEAAPPALMREVALEILRRNLVVTWWTNIRFEKSFSKDLCFLLKTSGLVAVSGGLEVASDRLLKLIDKGVSVDQVAKVTRNFTEAGIMVHSYLMYGFPTQTVQETVDSLEMVRQLFEMGIVQSGFWHQFAMTAHSPIGNRPEEFGVKPLNKEILFAHNDIDFTDETGIDHSKFSFGLKKSLFNFMHGINFDLPLKDWFDFKIPKTTIHPDYIHDCLLEEDSFIFKGNSKLIFLDKNANVENFVKRTKAGSFEYSRLIFHLKTNIVKIELEKEKADWLMKIFTENSTENPKKITLQQLKTQFEESFEDFELFWFSKPIQQLKENGVILSL; this comes from the coding sequence TTGAAAGATCTGCTCCTCATCACTCCACCTTTTACCCAACTCAATACTCCTTATCCGGCGACCGCTTATATTAAAGGGTTTTTGAATACTAAAAATATTTCAAGTTATCAGATTGATCTGGGAATCGAAGTGATCTTAGAACTGTTTTCAAAAAGAGGAATTCAAAAAATATTCGGGGAAAATATCGATCTGGTCAACACCTCTGAAAATTCAAAACGGATTTTTGCTTTACGCGAAGAATATATGAAGACTATCGATCAGGTCGTTCTTTTTCTGCAGAATCATAATCCTACCTTAGCGAGACAAATCTGCAGTATGAATTTTCTGCCCGAAGCGTCCCGTTTCAATCAGTTGGACGACATGGAATTTGCTTTCGGAAATATGGGTTTGCAGGATAAAGCAAAACATCTGGCGACTTTATATCTGGAAGATATTTCAGATTATATCGTTGAAAATATCGATGCAGATTTCGGTTTCAGCAGATATGCCGAACGTATTGGGCAAAGCGCCAATTCCTTTGATGAACTTTATTTAAAGTTAAATGCTCCTCCAACTTTTACCGATGAATTTACCTTAAAATTATTAAAGGAGAAAATAGATTTCGTTCAGCCAAAACTGGTCTGTTTTTCAGTTCCCTTTCCCGGGAATTTATACGCCGCGTTCAGGTCTGTAAAATTCATTAAAGAAAATTATCCCGGACTGAAAACGGCTATGGGCGGCGGTTTTCCGAACACCGAATTAAGAGAATTGAAAGATCCGCGCGTCTTTGAATTTTTCGATTATATCACTTTAGATGATGGCGAATTGCCGATTGAATTGGTTTTCGAAAATGTAATTTTAAACAAAGAAATTTTTGAAGGGGAATTCAAAAGAACTTTTATCTTAGAAAATCAGGAAGTAAAATATAAAAACAATACGGCGAGATCAGATTATAAACAGGCTCTTATAGGAACGCCGGATTATACCGATTTACTTTTAGACCAGTATATTTCCGTTATAGAAATTGCCAATCCGATGCACAGTTTATGGAGCGACGGCCGGTGGAATAAACTCACCATGGCGCACGGTTGCTATTGGGGGAAATGTACTTTTTGCGATATTTCTTTAGATTATATTAAAATTTACGAACCCATTTCCGCTAAAATTTTGGTAGATAGAATGGAAGAATTGATTGCCCAAACGGGTGAATCAGGTTTTCATTTTGTGGACGAAGCCGCGCCTCCAGCTTTAATGAGAGAAGTTGCTTTAGAAATCTTACGCCGGAATCTCGTGGTGACTTGGTGGACGAATATCCGGTTTGAAAAAAGCTTCAGTAAAGATTTATGTTTCTTATTAAAAACTTCAGGTTTGGTAGCAGTTTCCGGCGGATTGGAAGTAGCAAGTGATCGATTATTAAAATTAATTGACAAAGGAGTTTCTGTGGATCAGGTCGCAAAAGTAACGCGAAATTTCACCGAAGCCGGCATTATGGTTCACTCCTATTTAATGTACGGATTTCCGACGCAAACGGTTCAGGAAACGGTGGATTCTTTAGAAATGGTGCGTCAGCTTTTTGAAATGGGGATTGTACAAAGTGGTTTCTGGCATCAGTTTGCCATGACTGCGCACTCGCCTATCGGAAACCGCCCAGAAGAGTTTGGTGTAAAACCTTTAAACAAGGAAATACTTTTTGCCCACAACGATATCGATTTTACCGATGAAACAGGAATTGACCACAGCAAATTCAGTTTTGGATTAAAGAAATCGCTGTTCAATTTTATGCACGGAATTAATTTTGATCTACCGTTAAAAGACTGGTTCGATTTTAAAATTCCCAAAACAACCATTCATCCCGATTATATTCATGATTGTCTTTTAGAAGAAGATAGTTTTATTTTTAAAGGAAATTCAAAGTTAATTTTTCTGGATAAAAATGCGAATGTCGAGAACTTTGTAAAAAGAACGAAAGCAGGTTCTTTTGAATATTCGCGACTGATTTTTCATCTTAAAACCAATATTGTAAAAATAGAACTGGAAAAAGAAAAAGCAGACTGGCTGATGAAAATATTTACCGAAAATTCTACAGAAAATCCTAAAAAAATAACGCTTCAACAACTCAAGACTCAGTTTGAAGAATCCTTTGAAGATTTCGAATTATTCTGGTTTTCAAAACCAATTCAACAATTAAAGGAAAACGGAGTTATTCTGAGTTTATAA
- a CDS encoding PLP-dependent cysteine synthase family protein, whose protein sequence is MTNVHDNILGLIGNTPLVKLNEVTKEIPATVYAKLESFNPGHSTKDRIAIHIIEAAERKGLLKPGSTVVETTSGNTGFSIAMVCIIKGYHCILAVSDKTKKEKIAYLKALGATVYICPANVAADDPRSYYEVAKRVASETPDSIYINQYFNELNIDAHYRTTGPEIWEQTEGKITHLIACTGTGGTLSGSAKFLKEKNPAIKVIGVDASGSILKSYHETGEIHKEDIHPYQIEGMGKNLIPSALLFDKIDEFVRVNDEMAAYRTREIALKEAIMGGYTTGAVTQGLLQYANSHEFTKDDLVVVIFPDHGSRYITKVYSDEWMAEQGFVNNGVHNYDEVYKTELIK, encoded by the coding sequence ATGACTAATGTTCACGATAACATTCTGGGCTTAATTGGGAATACTCCTTTGGTGAAACTAAATGAAGTTACAAAAGAGATTCCCGCCACAGTATATGCTAAATTAGAATCTTTTAATCCCGGCCATTCTACAAAGGACAGAATTGCAATTCATATCATTGAAGCTGCTGAGAGAAAAGGCTTGTTAAAACCCGGTTCAACCGTGGTAGAAACAACTTCCGGAAATACCGGTTTCTCAATTGCCATGGTTTGTATTATCAAAGGCTATCATTGTATTCTTGCCGTAAGTGATAAAACAAAAAAAGAAAAAATCGCCTATCTGAAAGCTTTGGGTGCGACGGTTTATATTTGCCCCGCAAATGTAGCGGCAGATGATCCCAGATCTTATTACGAAGTTGCGAAAAGAGTAGCTTCTGAAACGCCCGATTCTATATATATCAATCAGTACTTTAACGAGTTAAATATTGACGCACATTACCGGACAACTGGTCCCGAAATTTGGGAACAGACAGAAGGTAAAATTACTCACCTGATTGCCTGTACAGGAACTGGAGGAACTTTATCAGGTTCTGCAAAATTTTTAAAGGAAAAAAATCCTGCCATTAAAGTGATTGGCGTTGATGCATCGGGATCTATTCTGAAAAGTTATCATGAAACCGGCGAAATTCATAAAGAAGATATTCATCCTTACCAGATAGAGGGAATGGGGAAAAACCTGATCCCATCTGCTTTATTATTTGACAAGATCGATGAATTCGTTCGCGTAAATGATGAAATGGCGGCTTACAGAACCCGCGAGATTGCTTTGAAGGAAGCGATTATGGGCGGTTATACTACAGGCGCAGTGACACAGGGACTTTTGCAGTATGCAAATTCTCATGAATTCACAAAAGATGATTTAGTGGTGGTCATATTCCCCGATCACGGTTCCAGATATATCACTAAAGTCTACAGCGACGAATGGATGGCAGAACAGGGATTCGTTAATAATGGAGTCCATAATTATGACGAAGTTTACAAAACAGAACTGATAAAATAA
- the atpD gene encoding F0F1 ATP synthase subunit beta, producing MANQLKGKISQIIGPVIDVIFTDAAELPSIYDALEITKTDGNKVILEVEQHIGEDSVRCIAMDATDGLQRGQEVISQGKQITMPTGEAVYGRLFNVVGDAIDGIAQVSKENGLPIHRDAPKFDQLTTSAEVLFTGIKVIDLVEPYSKGGKIGLFGGAGVGKTVLIQELINNIAKGHGGLSVFAGVGERTREGNDLLREMLESGIIKYGDEFMHSMENGGWDLSKIDLEAMKDSKATFVFGQMNEPPGARARVALSGLTIAESFRDGDGTGQGRDILFFVDNIFRFTQAGSEVSALLGRMPSAVGYQPTLASEMGAMQERITSTKNGSITSVQAIYVPADDLTDPAPATTFAHLDATTVLDRKIASLGIYPAVDPLASTSRILTSEILGNEHYDCAQRVKEILQKYKALQDIIAILGMEELSEEDKLSVYRARKVQRFLSQPFHVAEQFTGLKGVLVDIKDTIKGFNMIIDGELDHLPEAAFNLKGTIEEAIEAGEKMLAENA from the coding sequence ATGGCAAACCAACTTAAAGGAAAAATTTCTCAAATTATCGGTCCAGTAATCGACGTAATTTTTACAGATGCGGCAGAACTTCCAAGCATCTATGATGCATTGGAAATTACAAAAACAGACGGTAACAAAGTGATACTTGAAGTAGAACAACATATTGGTGAAGATTCTGTAAGATGTATCGCAATGGATGCAACAGACGGACTTCAAAGAGGTCAGGAAGTAATTTCACAAGGAAAACAAATCACCATGCCAACAGGTGAAGCGGTATATGGCAGATTATTTAATGTAGTTGGAGATGCAATCGACGGTATCGCACAGGTTTCTAAAGAAAACGGATTGCCGATTCACAGAGATGCACCAAAATTTGACCAGCTTACCACTTCAGCAGAAGTGCTTTTTACAGGAATTAAAGTAATCGATTTGGTAGAGCCTTATTCTAAAGGAGGAAAAATCGGTTTGTTCGGTGGAGCAGGTGTTGGTAAAACAGTATTGATCCAGGAATTAATTAACAATATTGCGAAAGGTCACGGTGGACTTTCGGTTTTTGCCGGTGTAGGTGAAAGAACCAGAGAAGGAAACGACCTTTTGAGAGAGATGCTGGAATCCGGCATTATCAAATACGGTGATGAATTCATGCACTCTATGGAAAATGGAGGATGGGATTTATCAAAAATCGATCTGGAAGCGATGAAAGATTCGAAAGCTACTTTTGTTTTCGGTCAGATGAATGAGCCACCTGGAGCAAGAGCGAGAGTTGCTTTATCCGGGCTGACCATCGCTGAAAGTTTTAGAGATGGAGACGGAACAGGACAAGGTAGAGATATCTTATTCTTCGTTGATAATATTTTCCGTTTTACACAGGCAGGTTCTGAGGTATCAGCGCTTTTGGGAAGAATGCCGTCTGCAGTAGGTTACCAACCAACTTTGGCTTCTGAAATGGGGGCGATGCAGGAGCGTATTACTTCTACTAAAAACGGTTCAATTACTTCAGTACAGGCAATCTACGTTCCTGCGGATGATTTAACTGACCCGGCGCCGGCAACAACATTTGCCCACTTGGATGCAACTACCGTATTGGATAGAAAGATTGCTTCATTAGGTATTTATCCGGCTGTAGATCCATTGGCTTCTACTTCCAGAATTTTAACTTCTGAAATCTTAGGAAACGAACATTACGACTGTGCTCAAAGAGTAAAAGAAATTCTTCAAAAATACAAAGCATTACAGGATATCATCGCGATTCTTGGAATGGAAGAACTTTCAGAAGAAGATAAATTATCAGTATACCGTGCCAGAAAAGTACAGAGATTCTTATCTCAGCCTTTCCACGTGGCAGAACAGTTTACCGGTCTGAAAGGAGTATTGGTAGACATCAAAGATACCATCAAAGGATTTAACATGATCATCGACGGTGAGTTAGATCATTTACCTGAAGCTGCTTTTAACCTTAAAGGGACGATTGAAGAAGCAATCGAAGCAGGTGAAAAAATGTTAGCGGAAAACGCATAA
- a CDS encoding aminotransferase class I/II-fold pyridoxal phosphate-dependent enzyme gives MKDIFDRLRENPGPLGQFADYAEGYFVFPKLEGPIGPRMKFQGREVIFWSANDYLGLCNHPEVLEADAKAAAEYGMFYPMGARAMSGETDQHQQLERELAEFVEKESAYLLNFGYQGMVSTIDALVGRHDVIVYDADSHACIVDGVRLHMGKSFTYKHNDIASLEKNLIRATKVAQEQGGGILVITEGVFGMRGMQGKIKEICDLKSKFDFRLLVDDAHGFGTLGKTGAGAGEEQGCQDQIDVYFSTFAKSMAGFGAFIAADKDIIRILKYNLRSQVFAKSLTMPMVIGGLKRLDLLRSRPEIKAKLWENVRKLQNGLLERGFNLGGSNTCVTPVMMEGSTVEATLLSRDLRENFGIFTSVVIYPVIPKGMILLRLIPTASHTDSEINETLAAFEAIHEKLVSGFYKEQEQKLLEEKQLQFKES, from the coding sequence ATGAAAGATATTTTTGATCGCCTTAGAGAAAACCCAGGTCCCTTAGGACAATTTGCAGATTACGCCGAGGGTTATTTTGTTTTCCCAAAACTAGAAGGTCCGATCGGCCCAAGAATGAAATTTCAAGGAAGAGAAGTCATTTTTTGGAGCGCTAATGATTACTTAGGTCTTTGTAACCATCCAGAAGTTTTAGAAGCTGATGCGAAAGCTGCCGCTGAATACGGAATGTTTTATCCGATGGGAGCGAGAGCAATGTCTGGTGAAACAGATCAACATCAACAATTAGAAAGAGAATTAGCAGAATTCGTAGAAAAGGAATCTGCCTATTTATTAAATTTCGGTTATCAGGGAATGGTTTCTACCATTGATGCTTTAGTCGGAAGACATGATGTTATCGTATATGATGCAGATTCACATGCTTGTATCGTTGATGGAGTACGTCTTCACATGGGTAAAAGCTTTACTTATAAGCATAATGATATTGCGAGTTTAGAAAAAAATCTTATCAGAGCAACTAAAGTGGCACAGGAGCAAGGCGGTGGAATTTTAGTGATTACTGAAGGTGTTTTCGGAATGCGCGGAATGCAGGGAAAAATCAAAGAAATCTGTGATTTAAAATCAAAATTCGATTTCCGGTTATTGGTTGATGATGCGCACGGATTTGGAACTTTAGGAAAAACAGGTGCCGGTGCCGGTGAAGAGCAAGGTTGCCAAGATCAGATCGATGTGTACTTCTCTACTTTTGCTAAATCAATGGCAGGTTTCGGAGCATTTATCGCAGCAGATAAAGATATCATCAGAATTCTAAAATATAATTTGCGGTCACAGGTTTTTGCAAAATCTTTAACAATGCCAATGGTTATCGGAGGTTTGAAAAGATTGGACTTATTACGCTCAAGACCGGAAATCAAAGCAAAGCTTTGGGAAAACGTTCGTAAATTACAAAATGGTTTACTGGAAAGAGGATTCAATCTGGGAGGATCTAATACCTGTGTAACTCCAGTGATGATGGAAGGTTCAACGGTAGAAGCTACCCTACTTTCCAGAGATTTACGCGAGAATTTCGGGATTTTCACTTCTGTCGTAATTTATCCGGTGATTCCAAAAGGAATGATTTTATTAAGATTAATTCCAACCGCTTCCCACACCGATTCAGAAATTAATGAAACACTGGCGGCATTTGAAGCGATTCATGAGAAATTAGTTTCGGGCTTTTACAAAGAGCAGGAGCAAAAACTGTTGGAGGAAAAACAACTTCAATTTAAAGAATCATAA
- a CDS encoding FoF1 ATP synthase subunit delta/epsilon, whose translation MNIKILTPEFVIFEGEVKSVLLPGKSGEFHIMKDHAAIVTSLNSGKIKVFTNEIKEEYSHHFIRENEKESVFSFTMKSGVVEFSNNKGIILAE comes from the coding sequence ATGAATATAAAAATTTTAACTCCGGAATTCGTGATTTTTGAAGGTGAAGTGAAATCGGTTTTGCTTCCCGGAAAAAGTGGAGAATTCCATATCATGAAAGATCACGCCGCTATTGTTACTTCCTTAAATTCAGGGAAAATCAAAGTGTTCACGAATGAAATCAAGGAGGAATACAGTCATCATTTCATCAGAGAAAATGAAAAAGAAAGTGTATTTTCTTTTACGATGAAAAGTGGAGTGGTAGAATTCAGCAATAATAAAGGAATTATTCTGGCTGAATAA
- a CDS encoding MmcQ/YjbR family DNA-binding protein: MDITEILTYCQLKKGVEETFPFNSETLVLKVAGKMFALIPLEKQPLSISLKADPEWSAELREKHPQITGAYHMNKTHWNSVVCDGLKKDLIFELIDHSYDLILNSLTKKMREAFINKQSN; this comes from the coding sequence ATGGATATCACCGAAATTTTAACCTATTGCCAGCTCAAAAAAGGAGTAGAAGAAACATTTCCTTTTAATTCTGAAACTTTGGTGCTGAAAGTGGCTGGGAAAATGTTTGCTTTAATTCCTCTGGAAAAACAACCGCTCAGTATTTCTTTAAAAGCCGATCCGGAATGGAGCGCAGAACTTCGCGAAAAACATCCGCAAATTACCGGGGCTTATCACATGAATAAAACCCATTGGAATTCGGTGGTTTGTGACGGTTTAAAAAAGGATTTGATTTTTGAATTAATCGATCATTCATATGATTTAATTTTAAATTCTTTAACAAAGAAAATGAGGGAAGCGTTTATTAATAAACAATCGAATTGA
- the frr gene encoding ribosome recycling factor, which translates to MEELELIAGMVKQEMDAAIKHLEHAFQKIRAGRASTTMVQDVMVEYYGAPTPLSQVANVMIPDAMTISIQPWDRTAIGAIEKAIINSNLGFAPSNNGDNIILNVPPLTEERRRELSKQAKSEAEATKITVRNARQDGMKELRKLDGVSEDLIKDEEAKIQILTDKYIKMCDDHFKVKEGEIMKI; encoded by the coding sequence ATGGAAGAATTAGAACTTATTGCAGGCATGGTCAAGCAGGAAATGGATGCGGCCATTAAACATTTGGAACATGCTTTTCAGAAGATTAGAGCCGGCCGTGCTTCTACAACCATGGTGCAAGACGTTATGGTAGAATATTACGGCGCGCCAACTCCCCTGAGCCAGGTTGCCAATGTGATGATTCCTGATGCGATGACGATTTCAATTCAGCCTTGGGACAGAACGGCTATTGGAGCCATCGAAAAAGCGATTATCAATTCAAATCTGGGATTTGCACCATCGAATAACGGAGATAATATCATATTGAATGTTCCGCCATTGACGGAGGAAAGAAGACGTGAATTGTCAAAACAGGCGAAATCCGAAGCGGAAGCTACCAAAATCACCGTAAGAAATGCACGCCAGGATGGAATGAAAGAACTTCGGAAATTAGACGGAGTTTCTGAAGATTTAATTAAAGACGAAGAAGCAAAAATCCAGATTCTTACCGACAAATATATCAAAATGTGCGACGATCACTTCAAAGTGAAAGAAGGCGAGATTATGAAAATCTAA
- a CDS encoding bifunctional riboflavin kinase/FAD synthetase, whose translation MIITENFTGSVSQNPLALSIGMFDGVHLGHQSIIKKLNAISEKKNLESAILTFWPHPRTVFSPNDDLKLLNTIDEKKYLLEKNGLQHLFLKEFDDEFRNLTGEEFVKQILVDKLRVKHLIIGYDHTFGKNRSGDFSLLKKLGPEFGFEVEQVEAVNYKDFNISSTQIRNALSKGNIIAANEMLGYHYSLSGTVVHGKKIGRTIGYPTANIEVDVLKLLPKKGAYIVDVFVKNRHYKGMLSIGTNPTVNGNSLSVEVYILDFNEDIYGQNISVNFREFLHDEIKFKNLEELVERLDEDKRLTADFQF comes from the coding sequence TTGATAATTACAGAAAATTTCACCGGTTCGGTTTCCCAAAATCCTTTGGCACTTTCTATTGGGATGTTTGATGGTGTTCACTTGGGACATCAGAGTATTATAAAGAAACTTAATGCCATTTCTGAAAAGAAAAACCTGGAATCTGCCATTCTTACTTTTTGGCCGCATCCAAGAACTGTTTTTAGCCCAAATGATGATTTGAAATTGTTGAACACCATTGATGAAAAAAAATATCTGCTGGAGAAAAACGGATTACAACATTTGTTTTTAAAAGAATTTGATGACGAGTTCAGAAATTTAACCGGCGAAGAATTCGTGAAACAGATTCTCGTTGATAAACTTCGGGTGAAACATTTGATTATCGGCTACGATCATACTTTTGGAAAGAACAGAAGTGGCGATTTTTCTTTGTTAAAAAAATTGGGACCGGAATTCGGTTTTGAAGTGGAACAGGTAGAAGCCGTAAATTATAAAGATTTCAATATAAGTTCCACCCAAATTAGAAATGCTTTATCAAAAGGCAATATTATTGCTGCCAATGAAATGCTCGGTTATCATTATTCGCTGTCGGGAACCGTTGTTCACGGTAAAAAAATCGGTAGAACAATTGGTTATCCAACCGCAAATATTGAAGTTGACGTGCTTAAACTTTTACCAAAAAAAGGAGCGTATATTGTCGATGTGTTTGTAAAAAACCGTCATTATAAAGGAATGTTGAGTATCGGAACCAATCCTACCGTTAATGGAAATTCACTTTCTGTGGAAGTATATATTTTAGATTTTAATGAAGATATTTACGGCCAGAACATCTCTGTCAACTTTCGGGAATTTCTGCATGACGAAATCAAATTTAAAAATTTGGAGGAACTGGTTGAAAGATTAGATGAAGATAAGCGATTGACAGCAGATTTTCAGTTTTAA
- the rnk gene encoding nucleoside diphosphate kinase regulator, producing the protein MSQVIITKQDFNKIHRSITDAKAKNSIKKEEAEKLLAELKSAKIVEQDKIEPDVVTMNSIVKIHFQNNKTTMEFQLVYPADANIKERKISIFSSVASALIGYRVGDEIDWLIPSGMTKIVIDEVIYQPESAGDFDL; encoded by the coding sequence ATGAGTCAAGTTATAATTACCAAGCAGGATTTTAATAAAATCCACAGATCGATTACTGACGCTAAAGCGAAGAACAGCATCAAAAAAGAAGAAGCCGAGAAACTACTCGCAGAACTGAAATCTGCAAAAATTGTAGAACAGGACAAAATTGAACCCGATGTTGTAACGATGAATTCTATTGTGAAAATTCACTTTCAGAATAATAAAACGACCATGGAATTTCAACTGGTTTATCCCGCTGATGCCAATATTAAGGAACGTAAAATCTCCATCTTTTCGTCGGTTGCTTCGGCATTGATCGGCTACCGTGTTGGTGACGAAATCGACTGGCTGATTCCGTCCGGAATGACCAAAATTGTTATTGATGAAGTAATTTATCAGCCAGAATCTGCCGGAGATTTTGATTTGTAA